The DNA sequence GACCCGAAAACACTAGCAATAGGATGGCTTTACTGGTTCCTGCACCGCTTTTTAATCCTGAGATGTTGAGGAATGTTAAAAGTAGAATCAGCAGAATGGCTGTCAGTTTAATTCCAAAATCCTGAAAGGGGAAGAAAATACCTCCTACACTAAAATGCTGTAGCGACGAAAAAATCTGAGGTATGGGAATGATACTGTTTAGCGATTGGGCAAAAACATATGCCAATGAAGATATGGTTGCGGTTTGAATGATAGTAAACAGCGACCAGCCGTATAAAAACGAGAAAAACCGGTTGTAAATTTTTTTTAGATAAACAAATTCGCCACCTGTATCGGCCAGTAATCCTGCAACTTCTGCATTACTTAATGCTCCGAACAGCGTGATGATTCCTCCAACAATCCATGCCATTAGTATCCAGATTGAAGAATGAAGCTCGGCTGCCATTGGAGCAATTTTTTTATATACTCCGGAACCAATTATGTTTGCAACTACAAAAATGATGACGTATCCCAAGCCAAGCGTCCTGACCAGATTCCTTTGATTATTCATAGAAAAGTATTCGAAGGTAAATTAAGATTCGAAATTAAGAAATTAGTTGGTTTCCTGAGTATAGCGATCGTAATCTGTCTCCTGGAAAAACAAAACCGCCATAATATCTAGTATTATAGCGGTTTGTGAAATTAAGTTGTTGTCCTGTCAGGTCTCGAACCTGAACTCTTCTGATCCAGAATCAGACGTGTTGCCAATTACACCACAGGACAATTTGTTGACCCACTAAGGCTCGAACTTAGACTCTACTGAACCAAAATCAGTTGTGTTGCCAATTACACCATGGGTCAATCCTTCGTCGTCTTTTCTTTAAAGACGGTGCAAAAATATAAAAATTATTTTTTTGACCTCTGTTTTGTGTATAATTTTTCGTTCTGTCTGCGATGTTTATTTATACATCCGAAATACAAAAAAGGTTTTGTCTTCATTATCCTTTAACTTTCAGGAGTTTGTCATTTTGTACAGTGTATAAATTGATTGTTAATATTATATGAGATACATTTGACGAACAGGCTCAAAGTGCATGTATTCCCTGTACTTTTGCAAAAAGATAGTCAACGTCGGGGAATTTGGAAATAATTCTCAGATAGAAAATAATTTATGACATATCAGTAAAGACAAAAGAGATGAAAGAATTTTTTCAGGAAAACAAGAAGATTGCAAAGACCATCACTGAGGTGGCAGGTTTGGCAAATTATCTTTGGCAAAAGGGTTGGGCTGAACGCAATGCCGGTAATATCTCGGTAAACTTATCTGAAATGATGGGCGACAGTGAATTTGAGTTGGAGCACTACCCCATGTTTCAACTGGAAAGAAGTTACGATGCCTTGGCAAACCTTTATTTTTTTGTGACCGGTACCGGCAAGCGCATGCGCGATCTGGCAATCAATCCGATGAATAATGCCTGTATCATCAAAATGAACAAAAAGGGGAATGCCTACCACATCATCTCCATGAAAAAGCGCAACCTGTATAATTTCAGGCCAACTTCCGAATTGCCAACTCATTTGGCTGTTCATAATCTACTGGTTAGCACCGGTTCGAAAAACAAAGCTGTGGTTCATACACATCCGAACGAACTGGTTGCCATGACCCAGATTCCACGATTCCAGACTACAGAAATGCTGAACAAAACTTTGTGGGGAATGCACCCCGAAGCCTTTGTATTTGTACCACGTGGCGTATTTATGGTACCTTATATTTTACCCGGAAGCCATAAAATTGCCGATGCAACAATCGAAGGTTTTAAAAATGGACACGAAGTTGTGATTTGGGAAAAGCATGGAGCATTCGCTATTGGCGAAACAGTTTCTGATGCTTTCGATATGATTGACATTCTATCGAAATCGGCACAAATCTGGTTTATGGCAATGCAATCGGGGAATGAGCCTGAAGGTTTGAACGACGACCAATTGTTGGAATTAAAAGAAGCTTTCCTGAAGAAATAGCCGCATGTTTCCATCTGTAAAAGAAGGCTGAATCATCATCCCAGATTATTCAGCCTTCTTTTATTTTGAATTTTTAGGTTTCAAACTTGATTTCTGCTTTGGTATAATTTTCTCAATAACTTTTTCCCCCTCGAAAATAATCCGGCTGAGCCATGAAGTTCAATTTCGTTTTCGATCAATTCGATCAGCTCTCCTGAAAATTCGGGTTCTTTTTGAGCAATATTGAACAGTATTTGCATCGCATGAACACGGACGGCAACAGGTTCTGTCGTATTGGTGAATACTTCGATGCAGTAATTTAATAACAAAGCCAGGTTTTCCTCCTGAATATCGTTGAGACTGATCAGTTTCAACAGATGTCTCTTTTTACCTGCATTTTTAGTCGTCAGTACAAAATCAGTCATTGTCTGAAGATAAGGGGCAACAAGTTCCGGATGTCGTTCGTGGATTTTATCGACCATCCAGGCTGCGCGCCAATACTCAGGTCGGCTATCATCCAGCACTTTGGTCATAATTAGATCCAGATGTTCGGGGTAATCAGCAATATATCGCACCAATAGAGCAATATTCTCCCACGATTGAATCAGCGATCGGAGGTCGTTTTCAGTCATAATTAGCAAACAGTTCTTGTTTCGAATCTTGAAATAAAGATAGTTTTTCCCTTCTTTACAGATTTAATTTTTACTGAAAAGAAAGAAAATGATTGAAGTTTCTTGTGCAATAATTCTGAAGGATTCGCAAATTCTGGCTGTTCAACGAGGGCCGGAAAGTAGTCATCCGTGGAAATGGGAATTTCCGGGCGGTAAAATTCATACCGATGAAACTGCGGCTCAGTGCATCATTCGCGAGATTGAGGAAGAATTACAAATTCGGATTGAGGTTCAGAAACAACTTGAATCCATTGAATTTGATTATGGCAGCAAACTAATCCGGTTGATTCCGTTCATCTGTAAAATAGCTTCCGGAGATATTATTTTGACCGAACATGTGGCTAAATACTGGTTCTCTTTTGGGCAGTGGCAAGCAATTGATTGGTCGGGTGCTGATTATGAGCTAATCCTGAAAAACGAGGAAAGCATTAGAATGGAAACAAGACTTGAATAATAGTTTGGATATTTACCTTATCAAATGCGGAAAAATCAGGGCAAAAGCAACAAAGACGGCAGTCCAACTAACAATGGATAAAACCATATAGGGTTTCGCCATTTTGTGTTTCGAGTAGTATTTATTCAGTAGAAATGCACCAATTGGGATGCTCAGAATAACTGGAGATAGAACAACAATTCCAAGTAATCCGAATTTTGCACGAAACCAGGCAATAAATCGATTTCGTCTGCTGAAAACCCGTTCCCCGGTCATCTTTTTTCTCCATGTCATCAGTTGACGAAATTTCAGGCGAACCGAAAGTGGAAGGTGTTTCCGAAGGAATATCCGAATATGATGAAGCCGTTTAATTGCATGCCCGCTCACGTAATAAAAAAAGAAAAATCCTGCAATTCCACCAAGAGTGACTGCAATTAACGTTTGAAGAAAGTTTAGTCCAATGAGCAATGCAAAGGGAAATGTAATAACATACTTTACTGAAGCCAACAAAAATACCTGAATGATTTTTAATACCGCAACCATATCTTCACCTACTTAATTTTCCAGAATAGAACGTCAAATGTCGTGAATTTGTTGTTACGTTATTATAGATATGTACCTGATTTTTAACTTTATTAAGAAAATTTAATGCTTAATTTGAATATATTTTTGTTAATAGGCCCTGGAAGGCTTTAATAGCGCAACTTTCAGGACCTTAATGATATATCTTCCCGATTAGAATTCCTGCCGCAACAATTAATATTACGAGAATATAAGCGTAAATATTTCCAAAATTCATCGTCCAACCCATTCCTCTGACTCGTTTTGGAACAACAATTCTGGAATCTTTCCGATTAAAATAGAATATTCCCCATTTATAATTCATCGGATCATCAATCATCCGATCGTTTTCAAATTGATCAAAATCAGGTTTCATTAGCGTGATATAGAACTCTTGAGGTCGTATCAAAAGTCAAAATTTCACAAATGCAACTTTCAAATTGTAAGTTCACCTTCATTTCACCCCTCCAAACCTCCCCTGAAGGGGCGGCTTTGAAGTCCCCTTCAGGGGATTTAGGGGTTTTAACAGTGTCGGTACTTTCAAATTGTAAGTTTTAAAGCATAATCACTTTTGATACAGCCTCATAAGTATGTTAATTATATTCCTGGGATGTTAATTCCTTTAATTTTCCGATACAAATCAAGGGCATACAAATCGGTCATTCCTGAAACAAAATCGACAACTGACTGAACTTTTTCGTAAGTCGATTCATAATTTCCGCCATACTGATCGGGCATCAGTTGAATCAGTTTTCTGGAGAACCCTTCCTTCGGATTCAGAATTGCTTCAGTGAAAACCTCAATTAAAGTTCCGATAATCTGGTATCCCGAAATCTCGATTTCAACCACAGAGCGGTCGTTGTAAATGTTTTTTACACTCACTTTCTTGATCGTATTCATTGCAGCAAGCGATGTTGGCTGAACACAATCAATCAACGGTTTCTGGAAGCTTCCGAATAAAATTTCTCCTTGTTTCTCCCAGAAAACATCTACGCATTGTTTAACCAGTTTCCCGATCACACTGGCGCGCAAATAAGCAATCTGTTCGTTGGGGTCAGAAACCAGCTTCAGTGTTTCATTAATCCGGTTGATTTGCTTTGACTCCGTTTGCTGATCGAAAAACTCCATCAACAGCGAACGTGTTTGGTCGAAACTATGAATTTTCAGTTTGTGGGCATCTTCCAAATCCATCAACTGATAACAAATGTCATCGGCGGCTTCAACCAAAAATACCAGCGGATGCCTAACGAATTTAGCCGGATTTTCGGATAGCTGCAAAAGCCCAAGTTCGTGGGCAATTCGGGCATAAATCGATTTTTCGGATTGAAAAAAACCAAATTTTGGTTTTTCTGTCAGAAGTGATTCGTACGGATACTTTACGATGGAAGCCAAGGTGGTATAGGTGAGTGCAAATCCACCTTCGCGTCGACCATTAAATTGATGGCTTAGTAACCGAAAAGCATTGGCATTACCATCAAACAGCGTAAAGTCTTTTCGTTGTCCTTCTGTAAGTTCGTTTGCCAATCGAGGTTCGGTACTCTTTTTGAAAAACTGCGCAATGGCATCTTCACCAGAATGTCCAAATGGCGGATTTCCCATGTCGTGAGCCAGGCAAGCTGCCGAAACAACTGAGCCAATCTCATAGAAAAGCGGATTATCAATTTCCATCTTTTCGATTTCAGCTTTTTCAACGAACATGCTTCCAAGCGATCGGCCAACGCTGGCAACTTCCAGGCTGTGCGTGAGGCGGTTGTGAACAAACACACTTCCGGGTAAAGGAAAAACCTGTGTTTTATTTTGCATTCTCCGGAAAGGCGACGAAAAGATAATGCGATCGTAGTCTCGTTGAAACTGAGTCCGGCTGTGCTTGTTGTCTTTAGTTGCAAGTTCTTCCTGCCCTAAACGGGTGGTCGATATAATCTGGTTCCAATTCATTAAAGTTGTGTTTTATCAAAAATAGTGTGTTTTGCTGGAATATACCTAAAAAGTTTGTGTTCGGTAGTTGTTCATTTCCTTGTCGGCTTTTCGGGCGTTCGGGTAGCAATGTTCGAGCAAAAGCCAAAATTTCTCGCCATGATTTTTTACGACAGTATGAGCCAGTTCATGTAAAAGTACATAGTCAATCAGATGTTCAGGTACCCTCATCAGGTGCAGGTTTAGGTTGATGTTATTGACAGATGAGCAGCTTCCCCAACGGGTTGATGCATTTTTAATGCTTACATTTTCGTACTTGAATCCATGCTTGTCGGCCAGTTCCTTCAGTCTTTTGGGTAAGTAAACTTTGGCTTCCCAGCGCATGACGTCAATCAGGGTGTTTTTTATGAATTCCTGTACTTTGGGTTGCTCGTGATTCACGCGGTCAGGAATAAATATCTGGATTACGCCATTTCCAACCCGGTTATAAACTTTGTCGGTATTCCCTTTTGTAATGGCAAGTTTATGGAATCGGGTTCTGAAACAGCTTTCAGGAGCAAAAAGAGTTGACTGCGCCTGTATTTTTGTTTTCTGCTTAAGTATCCAATCGACCTTTGATTCGACGAAACGTATAGCGTCGCGCATAGGAACAGAGGAGGGAATGGACACAACGATTTCGCCATCAGACTTGATGCTTAGACGAATTCTTTTTGACCGCTCATTTATTGTGAATGAAACTGATCCAACTTGTTCAATATTTATGTATTTTGTAGTCATTCAATCCAATTGAATATTTTGCTAAAGTAATCAAACCAGAAAAACTAAACTCATGGAACAGAACAAACGATTTGAAGTTTTTGGAACTTTAACGAAAACCGAGACAATTTTCACGATTGATCAAAAGATTTTACAGGGAACCTTGGTTTTTGAAGCGCTCAAACCTTTTCCTGATTACTTCAATGACGCAGCAATGACTGCAAAACCAATGTATTTGTATCTGGCACTTGAAGATCAATATCCGTTGGAAGATATTATTCGTGCATCACAAAAGATTCAGCTCGATTTTAATGTTTCGTTTGATGCCGGGAAAGGATTCTTGCGTATTTACGATGAGAAATACAATGTATTGCGCATCAGACATCTGGAGGATTATAATTTACTTGAGAAATTGCAACGATCGTTCTCTGGAAATGGAATTAAATTTTTGATCAGATCGAAAAAATATAAGGATGAACTGGTGAAAATCAGGATTATAAAATTTTATGATCTTGAGGAAATTGCTGAAAAAATTTACCTGGATAAGCGTGAAAAAAATCATGCCTATTTTGAAATCCCAAGTCATTTGAGTTGGGAAGAATTTGAGGTACTTACAGGCAAAGTGAAAAACAATTGGTTGGAAAGCAAATTCGATGCTGCTATGGGCGCTTTTTATTATGATGGCAGATTACATGAAATTATTCGAATTTATTCCGATCAGATTGGGTCGGAATACCTCCAGGATCTGAGAAAACTCTACCT is a window from the Aquipluma nitroreducens genome containing:
- a CDS encoding (deoxy)nucleoside triphosphate pyrophosphohydrolase, which translates into the protein MIEVSCAIILKDSQILAVQRGPESSHPWKWEFPGGKIHTDETAAQCIIREIEEELQIRIEVQKQLESIEFDYGSKLIRLIPFICKIASGDIILTEHVAKYWFSFGQWQAIDWSGADYELILKNEESIRMETRLE
- the rhaD gene encoding rhamnulose-1-phosphate aldolase — protein: MKEFFQENKKIAKTITEVAGLANYLWQKGWAERNAGNISVNLSEMMGDSEFELEHYPMFQLERSYDALANLYFFVTGTGKRMRDLAINPMNNACIIKMNKKGNAYHIISMKKRNLYNFRPTSELPTHLAVHNLLVSTGSKNKAVVHTHPNELVAMTQIPRFQTTEMLNKTLWGMHPEAFVFVPRGVFMVPYILPGSHKIADATIEGFKNGHEVVIWEKHGAFAIGETVSDAFDMIDILSKSAQIWFMAMQSGNEPEGLNDDQLLELKEAFLKK
- a CDS encoding deoxyguanosinetriphosphate triphosphohydrolase, with translation MNWNQIISTTRLGQEELATKDNKHSRTQFQRDYDRIIFSSPFRRMQNKTQVFPLPGSVFVHNRLTHSLEVASVGRSLGSMFVEKAEIEKMEIDNPLFYEIGSVVSAACLAHDMGNPPFGHSGEDAIAQFFKKSTEPRLANELTEGQRKDFTLFDGNANAFRLLSHQFNGRREGGFALTYTTLASIVKYPYESLLTEKPKFGFFQSEKSIYARIAHELGLLQLSENPAKFVRHPLVFLVEAADDICYQLMDLEDAHKLKIHSFDQTRSLLMEFFDQQTESKQINRINETLKLVSDPNEQIAYLRASVIGKLVKQCVDVFWEKQGEILFGSFQKPLIDCVQPTSLAAMNTIKKVSVKNIYNDRSVVEIEISGYQIIGTLIEVFTEAILNPKEGFSRKLIQLMPDQYGGNYESTYEKVQSVVDFVSGMTDLYALDLYRKIKGINIPGI
- a CDS encoding DUF5808 domain-containing protein — translated: MKPDFDQFENDRMIDDPMNYKWGIFYFNRKDSRIVVPKRVRGMGWTMNFGNIYAYILVILIVAAGILIGKIYH
- a CDS encoding M48 family metallopeptidase, whose product is MTTKYINIEQVGSVSFTINERSKRIRLSIKSDGEIVVSIPSSVPMRDAIRFVESKVDWILKQKTKIQAQSTLFAPESCFRTRFHKLAITKGNTDKVYNRVGNGVIQIFIPDRVNHEQPKVQEFIKNTLIDVMRWEAKVYLPKRLKELADKHGFKYENVSIKNASTRWGSCSSVNNINLNLHLMRVPEHLIDYVLLHELAHTVVKNHGEKFWLLLEHCYPNARKADKEMNNYRTQTF